One Coffea arabica cultivar ET-39 chromosome 5e, Coffea Arabica ET-39 HiFi, whole genome shotgun sequence DNA segment encodes these proteins:
- the LOC113687575 gene encoding uncharacterized protein codes for MEKKLEDYQEIKKKLLHGKRPCSSASSESNNSSTLTDVEVQDIGPDANMILISGLEEQASFYGIIRRLHAEGFEVVTANFSNTGTSTLQVVHEKVGASTSGSETTAVSKRLKELIYGYPQGEVESKLDLLDFEIVPDLLTSDFFGPFATEKFCFLQQY; via the exons ATGGAGAAGAAGCTGGAGGATTATCAGGAGATAAAGAAGAAGTTGCTGCATGGCAAAAGACCATGTTCATCTGCTTCAAGTGAATCTAACAACAGCTCAACGTTAACTGATGTTGAAGTTCAAGACATAGGACCTGATGCGAATATGATTTTGATAAGTGGGCTGGAAGAACAAGCTTCGTTTTATGGCATTATTCGCCGGCTTCATGCAGAAGGATTTGAGGTTGTGACTGCTAACTTTTCCAACACCGGTACCTCGACGCTTCAAGTTGTTCATGAGAAG GTTGGAGCATCAACATCTGGCAGTGAAACTACAGCAGTTTCCAAGAGGTTAAAAGAACTGATCTATGGCTATCCACAGGGCGAAGTTGAATCGAAACTGGACTTGTTGGACTTTGAAATTGTACCTGATCTGTTAACTTCTGACTTCTTTGGACCTTTTGCAacagaaaaattttgttttctgcaGCAATATTGA